A stretch of the Medicago truncatula cultivar Jemalong A17 chromosome 5, MtrunA17r5.0-ANR, whole genome shotgun sequence genome encodes the following:
- the LOC120580491 gene encoding uncharacterized protein → MLYCRWMSKEGIRGDILETIIWPEQGRIRIPKQYYKDNKKEFNLKAPGMLRNDEEITITTHFGKDDVGVYMTPGVRVAKVFGCEVPTRVRLDYDGAKNFFRLTPLGNILVPNVFPTRVKEEPIQIVSDNEMEEEEDEDEDETVEEDETEEEEEAEHEEEEPENLNFYHFEKTVTKALASIKKLQVLHFPNSVSRKVLKKRYLRMPMEDVETRKTYQCWVRTAPRKNHEKSLGGGWFQFVVDRGLKVNDKLLFQLEDPPKKMYVRHIRHQ, encoded by the exons ATGTTGTATTGTAGATGGATGTCGAAGGAAGGTATAAGAGGTGACATTCTGGAGACCATCATCTGGCCTGAACAG gggAGGATACGTATTCCAAAGCAGTACTACAAGGACAATAAGAAAGAATTCAATCTAAAAGCTCCTGGAATGTTAAGAAATGATGAAGAGATAACCATTACAACACATTTTGGAAAAGATGACGTAGGTGTGTATATGACTCCGGGAGTTAGGGTTGCTAAGGTATTTGGTTGCGAAGTTCCAACAAGAGTTAGGCTAGACTATGACGGTGCAAAGAACTTCTTTAGATTGACTCCACTAGGAAACATCCTAGTTCCAAATGTATTCCCGACACGTGTTAAAGAGGAGCCAATTCAGATTGTATCTGACAACGAAATGGAGGAAGAGGAAGACGAAGACGAAGATGAAACTGTAGAGGAAGACGAAACTGAAGAGGAAGAGGAGGCAGAACATGAGGAAGAAGAACCTGAAAACCTTAATTTCTATCACTTTGAGAAGACTGTCACAAAAGCATTGGCTTCCATTAAAAAGCTTCAAGTGCTG CATTTTCCAAATTCAGTATCAAGAAAGGTgttgaaaaaaagatatttgaGAATGCCGATGGAGGATGTGGAAACACGCAAGACCTATCAATGTTGGGTTAGGACAGCCCCAAGAAAGAACCATGAGAAGAGTTTAGGTGGTGGATGGTTTCAATTTGTTGTTGACCGTGGTTTAAAGGTGAATGACAAATTGTTATTCCAACTGGAGGACCCgcctaaaaaaatgtatgttcGACATATCCGTCACCAGTAA